A genomic window from Bombus huntii isolate Logan2020A unplaced genomic scaffold, iyBomHunt1.1 ctg00000097.1, whole genome shotgun sequence includes:
- the LOC126876828 gene encoding omega-amidase NIT2-A-like: MPEIGGDKLYNTCTIWGPDGTLIAKHRKVHLFDIDIPNKITFRESDSLSPGNSLTTFDVKGCKIGIGICYDIRFEEMARIYRNKGCQMLIYPAAFNMTTGPLHWSLLQRFRANDNQLYVACISPARVP; the protein is encoded by the exons atgcctgaaatagggggcgataaattgtacaatacctgtactatttggggtcccgatggaactttgatagcaaaacaccgaaag gtacatctattcgacatcgacattcctaataagattacttttcgagagagtgattcactcagtcctggtaactccctaacgacgttcgatgtgaagggctgcaaaataggtattggcatttgctatgatattagattcgaggaaatggcacgcatttatcggaacaaag gttgccaaatgctgatatatccagcggcattcaatatgaccactggaccactgcactggtcattacttcagcgtttcagagcgaatgataatcaattatacgttgcctgcatatcaccggctcgtgttccttaa